From the genome of Geminocystis herdmanii PCC 6308, one region includes:
- a CDS encoding copper resistance system multicopper oxidase, giving the protein MTQYRLNRRDFLRFSGGIASFYAVHQIIPVSAQNNYLEGDVIDLEVRETEVSIDHRTARGYTVNNSLPAPTIRLKEGQIATIRVKNNLKEDTSIHWHGLILPANMDGVPGVSFRGIKPQETFTYQFPVNQNGTYWYHSHSNMQEPLGHYGAIVIEPREPETIEYDKDYVIILSDWSFENPHAILANLKKMPTYYNYQRRTVANLGEDWEWKQMRMDASDIADVTGATYTYLMNGKTSNDNWTGIFNKGEKVRLRFINASAMTFFDVRIPNLPMTVIQADGQNVQPVTVDEFRIGVAETYDVIVQPDTQEAYTIFAETIDRSGYVRGTLGIKQGLSAEIPPRRERPLRTMADMGMDHDAHGGHNSSSSGSIDHSSHNSSSSDHTNHQTSSSDHNDHDMSNMSHSDHNNHDMSNTDHSNHGMTEKEILDFSWQPRGEDNNGIGNAATPMMVKNRLNEAGVGLENVNHRVLVYTDLKSVKPLKNRRKFDREIALYLTGNMERYMWSFNGKKYSEEKEIDFYYGERLRLTFVNDTMMEHPIHLHGMWMELVNGNGDYQPRKHTIIVKPAEKLSTEIDVDAKGRWAFHCHLMYHMDVGMFRTINVIS; this is encoded by the coding sequence ATGACACAGTATCGGCTTAATAGACGTGATTTCCTGCGATTTTCAGGAGGGATTGCCAGTTTTTATGCTGTACATCAAATTATCCCCGTTTCTGCACAAAATAATTATCTTGAGGGGGATGTTATTGATTTAGAAGTCAGGGAAACAGAGGTTTCGATCGACCATCGAACTGCGAGGGGTTATACTGTTAATAATAGTTTACCAGCTCCCACTATTAGGCTAAAAGAGGGGCAAATTGCCACCATTAGGGTAAAGAATAACTTAAAAGAAGATACCTCTATTCATTGGCACGGTTTAATTTTACCAGCAAATATGGACGGTGTGCCGGGGGTAAGTTTTCGGGGTATCAAACCGCAGGAAACCTTTACCTATCAATTTCCTGTGAATCAAAACGGTACTTACTGGTATCATAGTCATAGCAATATGCAAGAACCGTTAGGGCATTATGGTGCTATAGTAATTGAACCTCGTGAACCTGAAACGATCGAGTATGATAAGGATTATGTCATTATTTTATCAGATTGGAGTTTTGAGAATCCCCACGCTATTCTCGCTAATTTGAAAAAAATGCCCACTTACTATAACTACCAAAGACGCACCGTTGCTAATTTAGGAGAAGATTGGGAGTGGAAACAAATGCGTATGGATGCCTCCGATATTGCCGATGTGACGGGGGCAACTTATACTTATTTGATGAATGGTAAAACCAGTAATGACAATTGGACTGGTATCTTTAACAAGGGTGAAAAAGTCAGACTAAGATTTATTAACGCTTCAGCCATGACATTTTTTGATGTCAGAATCCCTAACTTACCCATGACAGTGATACAAGCAGATGGGCAGAATGTGCAACCCGTGACGGTAGATGAATTTCGTATAGGAGTAGCGGAAACCTATGATGTCATTGTTCAACCTGATACCCAAGAGGCTTATACTATTTTTGCGGAAACCATCGATCGAAGTGGTTATGTTAGAGGTACACTAGGCATAAAACAAGGCTTATCCGCAGAAATTCCTCCTCGTAGAGAGCGCCCATTGCGTACAATGGCTGATATGGGTATGGATCATGATGCTCATGGTGGTCATAATAGTTCAAGTTCGGGCTCGATCGATCATAGTAGTCACAATTCTTCATCATCTGATCATACTAACCATCAAACTTCTTCATCAGATCATAATGATCATGATATGTCGAATATGAGTCACAGTGATCATAATAATCATGATATGTCGAATACAGATCATAGTAACCATGGGATGACTGAAAAAGAAATCTTAGACTTTTCATGGCAACCGAGGGGAGAGGATAATAACGGTATCGGTAACGCCGCAACCCCAATGATGGTTAAAAATCGTTTAAACGAGGCAGGAGTTGGTTTAGAAAATGTCAATCATCGGGTGTTAGTTTATACAGATTTAAAGAGTGTAAAACCCTTAAAAAATAGAAGAAAATTCGATCGAGAAATAGCCCTATATTTAACAGGAAATATGGAGCGTTATATGTGGTCATTTAATGGAAAAAAATACTCCGAAGAAAAAGAAATAGACTTTTATTATGGAGAGAGATTAAGACTAACATTTGTCAATGATACCATGATGGAACATCCCATACATTTACACGGAATGTGGATGGAATTAGTAAACGGAAATGGAGATTATCAACCTCGAAAACATACCATTATTGTGAAACCAGCCGAAAAATTATCTACAGAAATTGATGTTGATGCTAAGGGAAGATGGGCTTTTCATTGCCATTTAATGTATCACATGGATGTCGGAATGTTTCGCACTATTAACGTTATTTCCTAA
- a CDS encoding copper resistance protein B — MSIFKSLIFFNSLTIIFSVILFCDKIQAQPNIIEKDSAKKSFIYEDDLPQEKQLFFQDFEDKKYLTQEKNFIFTQHNHNQENNFGEPIHDNQIFYKILFDQLEYQVNDSQNIFKWDVSGWVGSDYQKFVFKTEGDVSLDDGNGEAELQLLYSQQISPYWDLQAGLRYDQLYGDKGNSRGFAVIGIEGLAPYFIEVDTALFISHQGDISARFKAESDFLLSQKLILQPKIETNLAIQKVEEFGVGSGFNNLELGLRLRYEISREFATYIGVSWNKLFGDTAKFAKEEGESNDDIKFVTGVRLMF, encoded by the coding sequence ATGTCAATTTTTAAATCCTTAATTTTTTTCAACAGTTTAACTATTATTTTTAGTGTTATTTTATTCTGTGATAAAATTCAAGCACAACCAAATATTATTGAAAAAGATAGTGCAAAAAAATCTTTTATTTATGAAGATGATTTACCTCAAGAAAAACAACTATTTTTTCAAGACTTTGAAGATAAAAAATACTTAACTCAAGAAAAAAACTTTATCTTTACCCAACATAATCATAACCAAGAAAATAATTTTGGTGAGCCTATTCATGACAATCAAATTTTCTATAAAATATTATTTGATCAACTAGAATATCAAGTTAATGATAGTCAAAATATTTTTAAATGGGATGTGTCTGGTTGGGTGGGAAGTGACTATCAAAAATTCGTTTTTAAAACCGAAGGTGATGTTAGTTTAGATGATGGTAACGGTGAGGCAGAATTACAACTTTTATACAGTCAACAAATTTCTCCTTACTGGGATTTACAAGCAGGATTAAGATACGATCAACTCTATGGAGATAAAGGAAATAGTAGGGGTTTTGCTGTCATTGGCATTGAAGGATTAGCACCTTATTTCATTGAAGTTGACACCGCTTTATTTATTAGTCATCAAGGAGATATTTCTGCTAGATTTAAAGCCGAATCTGATTTTTTACTCTCTCAAAAACTTATTTTACAACCGAAAATAGAAACTAATCTAGCCATACAAAAAGTAGAAGAATTTGGAGTAGGTAGCGGTTTTAATAATTTAGAATTGGGGTTGCGATTGCGTTATGAAATTAGTCGAGAATTTGCCACTTATATTGGGGTTAGTTGGAATAAATTATTTGGCGATACTGCTAAATTTGCTAAGGAAGAAGGCGAAAGTAATGATGATATTAAATTTGTCACAGGAGTTAGATTAATGTTTTAA
- a CDS encoding DUF411 domain-containing protein, with product MLKTKVIQSLTGIALITIISSIAIASNSPSYAHETHENHENKSITVSVWDKATVNYEGNKKITVYNSPSCGCCGQWISHMKKHGFEVTDIKTDDMEAIKRKNNLPPQLESCHTAIINGYVMEGHIPADDIKRFLRQKPTNLKGLAVAGMPIGSPGMESDKIKQPFDVVAFNNQQIKVFNSHKNY from the coding sequence ATGCTAAAAACGAAAGTCATTCAATCATTAACAGGTATTGCACTTATTACCATTATCAGTAGCATTGCTATAGCTTCTAATAGCCCAAGTTATGCCCATGAAACCCATGAAAATCATGAAAATAAGTCAATAACAGTAAGTGTTTGGGATAAAGCAACGGTTAACTATGAAGGCAATAAGAAAATTACCGTATATAATAGCCCTTCTTGTGGTTGTTGTGGGCAATGGATTTCTCACATGAAAAAACACGGCTTCGAGGTGACAGACATTAAAACCGATGACATGGAGGCGATTAAACGGAAAAACAATTTACCGCCACAGTTAGAATCTTGTCATACTGCCATTATTAACGGTTATGTCATGGAAGGGCATATTCCCGCCGATGATATTAAACGTTTTCTAAGGCAAAAACCTACTAATCTAAAGGGTTTAGCTGTTGCAGGAATGCCTATTGGTAGCCCCGGTATGGAATCTGATAAAATAAAACAACCTTTTGATGTCGTTGCTTTTAATAATCAGCAAATTAAAGTATTTAATAGTCATAAAAATTATTAA
- a CDS encoding sensor histidine kinase, protein MLLLGLPLLIILVIIASWYLAEKAIQPVYKSYQEMQQFSSDVAHELRTPLSAIKATIDSVILNNLTLQDSQETLKIIHRQNERLINLVKDLLILTRLDSVLENNYQISKTKINLLDLINDLVEELSCLALENNVNLRQEIKTNNDIFIFGNEEQIYRLLTNLTINAIENNQKNGQVIIFLETDKQEVIIKVIDTGIGINNTEQKLIFNRFYRINKARNRDKGGSGLGLSIVRSIVLNHHGKIAVESRENEGSTFIIYLPKIIEKS, encoded by the coding sequence TTGTTATTATTAGGCTTACCTTTACTAATTATTTTAGTGATAATTGCTAGTTGGTATTTAGCCGAAAAAGCGATACAACCTGTATATAAATCTTATCAAGAAATGCAACAATTTAGCTCCGATGTTGCCCATGAATTACGCACTCCTTTGTCAGCAATAAAAGCAACTATTGATAGTGTGATTTTAAATAATTTAACTTTACAAGATAGTCAAGAAACCTTAAAAATTATTCATCGTCAAAATGAAAGATTGATTAATTTAGTTAAGGATTTATTAATATTAACTCGTCTCGATTCTGTTTTAGAAAATAATTATCAAATCTCAAAAACAAAAATTAATTTATTAGATTTAATTAATGACTTAGTAGAAGAATTATCTTGTTTAGCCTTAGAAAATAACGTCAATCTCCGTCAAGAAATTAAAACCAATAATGATATATTTATCTTTGGAAATGAAGAACAAATTTACAGATTATTGACTAATTTGACCATAAATGCTATAGAAAATAATCAGAAAAATGGTCAAGTAATTATATTTTTAGAAACCGATAAACAAGAAGTTATTATTAAAGTTATTGATACTGGTATTGGGATTAATAACACAGAACAAAAATTAATTTTTAACCGTTTTTATCGAATAAATAAAGCTCGAAATCGAGACAAAGGAGGCTCAGGTTTAGGATTATCTATTGTAAGATCGATCGTGCTTAATCATCATGGTAAAATAGCAGTAGAAAGTAGAGAAAATGAAGGCAGTACTTTTATAATTTATCTTCCCAAAATTATCGAAAAATCATAG
- a CDS encoding DUF1902 domain-containing protein codes for MEKYIIDAFWDYEAQVWIATSNDILGLVTEAENIDILIQKLRVIVAELLVLNHQVKNNNTQKLCKISRILFNIFIDN; via the coding sequence ATGGAAAAATATATTATAGATGCTTTTTGGGATTATGAAGCTCAAGTCTGGATTGCAACAAGTAATGATATTTTAGGATTAGTTACCGAAGCGGAAAATATTGATATTTTAATCCAAAAACTTAGAGTAATTGTTGCCGAATTATTGGTTTTAAATCACCAAGTTAAAAATAATAATACTCAAAAGTTATGTAAAATTTCCCGCATTTTGTTTAATATATTCATTGATAATTAA
- the rppA gene encoding two-component system response regulator RppA produces MRILLIEDEEDLGIAIKRSLLGQNYVVDWITSGQEGLYLLENPNISYNVGVFDWLLPELSGIELLRIIRQQNNSLPVLMLTAKDTMGDKIQGLDAGADDYLIKPFEMLELFARIRALLRRNQEIKPSQLIVKNLILDYQTNTIQVELKIGKNEIIPLTNKEFHLLEFFMRHPQQILTRDQLLDQLWEIGSDTISNVVAAQIRLLRKKLSQYGYGDLIETVYGLGYRLKLNK; encoded by the coding sequence ATGCGAATATTGTTAATAGAAGATGAAGAAGATTTAGGTATTGCCATTAAACGATCGCTTTTAGGACAAAATTATGTGGTAGATTGGATAACATCAGGACAAGAAGGCTTATATTTACTAGAAAATCCAAATATTAGCTACAATGTGGGTGTTTTTGATTGGTTATTACCAGAATTATCAGGTATTGAATTATTAAGAATAATTAGGCAACAAAATAATTCTTTACCTGTATTAATGTTAACGGCAAAAGATACTATGGGGGATAAAATTCAAGGATTAGATGCAGGTGCTGATGACTATTTAATTAAACCCTTTGAAATGTTAGAATTATTTGCGAGAATTAGGGCATTATTAAGAAGAAATCAAGAGATTAAACCATCACAGTTAATAGTAAAAAATTTAATTTTAGACTATCAAACTAATACAATTCAAGTAGAATTAAAAATAGGAAAAAATGAAATAATTCCTTTAACAAATAAAGAGTTTCATTTGCTAGAATTTTTTATGCGTCATCCTCAACAAATTTTAACAAGAGATCAACTTTTAGATCAATTATGGGAAATTGGTTCTGATACTATTAGTAATGTGGTAGCGGCTCAAATTCGTCTGTTAAGAAAGAAACTTAGTCAATATGGTTATGGTGACTTAATTGAAACGGTTTATGGTTTAGGTTATCGTTTAAAATTGAATAAATAA